A part of Primulina eburnea isolate SZY01 chromosome 10, ASM2296580v1, whole genome shotgun sequence genomic DNA contains:
- the LOC140803042 gene encoding uncharacterized protein isoform X2, with protein sequence MDSTLRNNRRRSGYEPSDTETDWVDSPRRETQNKGFDMQSSSRIPLDGVEVMQSDGMLVEMEAPSSGSSRRRHSISPYKPRGEHGNAPHLSYNDLYRNRSPFTRRTYSDLDRNSSPFAKSDRRTNLDSSKKNDSGATVCEIAQSEQRTNPENYIENASPFSTSERRRYVSSYKSGGKVHGLVYQKSNHDSSRGREKSDYSRRTASAPRTRFRERGQHIKYDQGDGTKFPPLPHETPHKHVPLVSEINEMLANAKVSKESDNHAPNFESTDSISPGDIFFSKDYGGFQKVVLPKKVGDDPRKPLPKPPGFVDKNPGSQQGNKVTLNFNHDIQAISQTTTNSSSVVSRQSSNISESSGRTSVSTKKFIDNRRKGQTDAWFSCIKKGSCKKFQKSPEKERPFDEASFIEKAIVVESLRPFWADKYQPGSLIGFTCHKQEAQLLQQLTSEIFPHILLKGPPGSGKKSLTMALLREIYGDPVWNISHDLRYFQVMESRPMQVVVPVSSSSHHVELNVYIEPKAAYALTALVKEISSKYTVTPEISTAYIKPEYKVLVLYDVDKAPENIQHLIKWIMDCYSDSCKLILCCEDDVDILESVKSRCKIIKVEAPVTHEVMEVLLQIAKREGFELPMSFAAKIATKSKQNLRRAVMALEACKAHNYPFAEDQPIPIGWEESLVELAADILEDPLPKRLFIIRGKVQKLLADFVHPKLILLKLVEQFLQRVEPKLKRELYYWYAYYDKRLPSGTTALLKLEEFVAKFMSIYRKSSSSRHLS encoded by the exons ATGGATAGCACATTGCGTAACAACAGGAGAAGAAGTGGTTATGAGCCGTCGGATACTGAAACTGATTGGGTCGACAGTCCCAGGAGAGAAACTCAGAATAAGGGATTTGATATGCAGAGTAGTAGCAGAATTCCTCTGGATGGTGTGGAAGTGATGCAATCCGATGGCATGCTCGTAGAAATGGAGGCTCCATCATCAGGCTCTTCTCGAAGGAGGCACAGTATATCGCCATATAAGCCGCGAGGAGAGCATGGTAATGCTCCCCACCTTTCATATAATGATTTATATAGAAATCGTAGTCCTTTTACGCGTAGGACTTATTCTGATTTGGACAGAAACTCGAGTCCTTTTGCTAAGTCTGATCGGAGGACTAATCTTGATAGTAGTAAGAAAAATGATTCTGGTGCAACTGTTTGTGAAATCGCACAATCCGAACAAAGGACTAATCCCGAAAACTATATTGAAAATGCGAGCCCCTTTTCAACATCGGAGCGTAGGAGATATGTTTCTTCATATAAAAGTGGTGGAAAGGTTCATGGTCTGGTTTATCAAAAGTCGAATCATGATTCAAGTAGAGGGAGAGAGAAATCTGATTACAGTAGGAGAACAGCATCTGCTCCCAGAACAAGGTTTAGAGAAAGGGGGCAACATATCAAATATGATCAAGGGGACGGGACAAAATTCCCCCCTTTGCCTCATGAAACTCCTCATAAGCATGTCCCTTTAGTGTCTGAAATCAATGAAATGCTTGCAAATGCTAAGGTTTCTAAAGAATCGGACAATCATGCTCCCAACTTTGAGAGCACTGATTCCATTTCTCCAGGGGACATTTTCTTTTCTAAGGACTATGGTGGCTTTCAGAAGGTGGTGCTTCCGAAAAAAGTTGGTGACGATCCAAGAAAACCTCTCCCAAAACCACCTGGTTTTGTCGACAAAAATCCTGGCTCTCAACAGGGGAATAAAGTGACCTTGAATTTCAATCACGATATTCAGGCAATTTCTCAAACAACAACAAACTCAAGCTCTGTTGTAAGCCGGCAAAGTAGTAACATAAGTGAGTCGAGTGGTAGGACTAGTGTGAGTACAAAAAAATTCATAGACAATAGAAGAAAAGGCCAGACAGATGCTTGGTTTTCTTGCATTAAGAAAGGATCCTGCAAGAAGTTTCAAAAATCTCCAGAAAAAGAGAGACCTTTTGACGAAGCTTCATTTATTGAGAAAGCAATTGTGGTAGAGAGCTTGAGGCCATTTTGGGCTGATAAATACCAGCCTGGTTCATTGATTGGATTCACTTGCCATAAGCAGGAGGCTCAGCTTCTTCAACAACTT ACCAGTGAGATTTTCCCTCATATCTTGTTGAAAGGACCACCTGGTTCTGGTAAGAAGTCACTGACAATGGCTCTTCTGCGTGAAATATATGGTGATCCAGTTTGGAAT ATATCTCATGATTTACGATACTTTCAGGTTATG GAGTCGAGACCTATGCAAGTAGTTGTTCCTGTAAGCTCAAGTTCTCACCATGTGGAACTTAATGTGTACATAGAGCCTAAGGCAGCATATGCACTAACAGCATTGGTCAAGGAAATAAGCAGCAAATATACTGTCACCCCAGAAATCAGCACAGCATATATAAAGCCAGAGTATAAAG TTTTGGTTCTGTATGATGTTGACAAAGCCCCAGAAAACATACAACACCTTATAAAATGGATCATGGACTGTTACTCAGATTCTTGTAAGTTAATTCTTTGCTGTGAAGATGACGTAGATATCCTTGAGTCGGTTAAGAGCCGATGCAAAATTATCAAGGTTGAGGCTCCTGTGACACAtgaa GTCATGGAAGTTCTTCTCCAGATAGCAAAAAGAGAAGGTTTTGAATTACCAATGAGCTTTGCTGCTAAAATTGCAACCAAATCAAAGCAAAACCTGAGGCGAGCTGTCATGGCACTTGAAGCCTGTAAAGCACACAA CTATCCCTTTGCGGAGGATCAACCTATTCCAATAGGATGGGAAGAGTCCCTCGTGGAACTTGCTGCTGATATTCTCGAAGATCCATTGCCTAAGAG ATTATTTATCATTCGTGGAAAGGTTCAGAAGCTTCTTGCTGATTTTGTTCATCCAAAATTGATTCTCCTG AAACTTGTTGAACAATTCCTTCAGAGAGTTGAGCCAAAGTTGAAAAGGGAACTTTACTATTGGTACGCATACTAT GATAAAAGACTCCCAAGTGGAACAACGGCCTTACTAAAGCTAGAAG AATTCGTCGCCAAATTTATGAGTATATATAGGAAAAGCTCTTCAAGTCGGCACCTGTCATAG
- the LOC140803042 gene encoding uncharacterized protein isoform X1, with protein MDSTLRNNRRRSGYEPSDTETDWVDSPRRETQNKGFDMQSSSRIPLDGVEVMQSDGMLVEMEAPSSGSSRRRHSISPYKPRGEHGNAPHLSYNDLYRNRSPFTRRTYSDLDRNSSPFAKSDRRTNLDSSKKNDSGATVCEIAQSEQRTNPENYIENASPFSTSERRRYVSSYKSGGKVHGLVYQKSNHDSSRGREKSDYSRRTASAPRTRFRERGQHIKYDQGDGTKFPPLPHETPHKHVPLVSEINEMLANAKVSKESDNHAPNFESTDSISPGDIFFSKDYGGFQKVVLPKKVGDDPRKPLPKPPGFVDKNPGSQQGNKVTLNFNHDIQAISQTTTNSSSVVSRQSSNISESSGRTSVSTKKFIDNRRKGQTDAWFSCIKKGSCKKFQKSPEKERPFDEASFIEKAIVVESLRPFWADKYQPGSLIGFTCHKQEAQLLQQLKTSEIFPHILLKGPPGSGKKSLTMALLREIYGDPVWNISHDLRYFQVMESRPMQVVVPVSSSSHHVELNVYIEPKAAYALTALVKEISSKYTVTPEISTAYIKPEYKVLVLYDVDKAPENIQHLIKWIMDCYSDSCKLILCCEDDVDILESVKSRCKIIKVEAPVTHEVMEVLLQIAKREGFELPMSFAAKIATKSKQNLRRAVMALEACKAHNYPFAEDQPIPIGWEESLVELAADILEDPLPKRLFIIRGKVQKLLADFVHPKLILLKLVEQFLQRVEPKLKRELYYWYAYYDKRLPSGTTALLKLEEFVAKFMSIYRKSSSSRHLS; from the exons ATGGATAGCACATTGCGTAACAACAGGAGAAGAAGTGGTTATGAGCCGTCGGATACTGAAACTGATTGGGTCGACAGTCCCAGGAGAGAAACTCAGAATAAGGGATTTGATATGCAGAGTAGTAGCAGAATTCCTCTGGATGGTGTGGAAGTGATGCAATCCGATGGCATGCTCGTAGAAATGGAGGCTCCATCATCAGGCTCTTCTCGAAGGAGGCACAGTATATCGCCATATAAGCCGCGAGGAGAGCATGGTAATGCTCCCCACCTTTCATATAATGATTTATATAGAAATCGTAGTCCTTTTACGCGTAGGACTTATTCTGATTTGGACAGAAACTCGAGTCCTTTTGCTAAGTCTGATCGGAGGACTAATCTTGATAGTAGTAAGAAAAATGATTCTGGTGCAACTGTTTGTGAAATCGCACAATCCGAACAAAGGACTAATCCCGAAAACTATATTGAAAATGCGAGCCCCTTTTCAACATCGGAGCGTAGGAGATATGTTTCTTCATATAAAAGTGGTGGAAAGGTTCATGGTCTGGTTTATCAAAAGTCGAATCATGATTCAAGTAGAGGGAGAGAGAAATCTGATTACAGTAGGAGAACAGCATCTGCTCCCAGAACAAGGTTTAGAGAAAGGGGGCAACATATCAAATATGATCAAGGGGACGGGACAAAATTCCCCCCTTTGCCTCATGAAACTCCTCATAAGCATGTCCCTTTAGTGTCTGAAATCAATGAAATGCTTGCAAATGCTAAGGTTTCTAAAGAATCGGACAATCATGCTCCCAACTTTGAGAGCACTGATTCCATTTCTCCAGGGGACATTTTCTTTTCTAAGGACTATGGTGGCTTTCAGAAGGTGGTGCTTCCGAAAAAAGTTGGTGACGATCCAAGAAAACCTCTCCCAAAACCACCTGGTTTTGTCGACAAAAATCCTGGCTCTCAACAGGGGAATAAAGTGACCTTGAATTTCAATCACGATATTCAGGCAATTTCTCAAACAACAACAAACTCAAGCTCTGTTGTAAGCCGGCAAAGTAGTAACATAAGTGAGTCGAGTGGTAGGACTAGTGTGAGTACAAAAAAATTCATAGACAATAGAAGAAAAGGCCAGACAGATGCTTGGTTTTCTTGCATTAAGAAAGGATCCTGCAAGAAGTTTCAAAAATCTCCAGAAAAAGAGAGACCTTTTGACGAAGCTTCATTTATTGAGAAAGCAATTGTGGTAGAGAGCTTGAGGCCATTTTGGGCTGATAAATACCAGCCTGGTTCATTGATTGGATTCACTTGCCATAAGCAGGAGGCTCAGCTTCTTCAACAACTT AAGACCAGTGAGATTTTCCCTCATATCTTGTTGAAAGGACCACCTGGTTCTGGTAAGAAGTCACTGACAATGGCTCTTCTGCGTGAAATATATGGTGATCCAGTTTGGAAT ATATCTCATGATTTACGATACTTTCAGGTTATG GAGTCGAGACCTATGCAAGTAGTTGTTCCTGTAAGCTCAAGTTCTCACCATGTGGAACTTAATGTGTACATAGAGCCTAAGGCAGCATATGCACTAACAGCATTGGTCAAGGAAATAAGCAGCAAATATACTGTCACCCCAGAAATCAGCACAGCATATATAAAGCCAGAGTATAAAG TTTTGGTTCTGTATGATGTTGACAAAGCCCCAGAAAACATACAACACCTTATAAAATGGATCATGGACTGTTACTCAGATTCTTGTAAGTTAATTCTTTGCTGTGAAGATGACGTAGATATCCTTGAGTCGGTTAAGAGCCGATGCAAAATTATCAAGGTTGAGGCTCCTGTGACACAtgaa GTCATGGAAGTTCTTCTCCAGATAGCAAAAAGAGAAGGTTTTGAATTACCAATGAGCTTTGCTGCTAAAATTGCAACCAAATCAAAGCAAAACCTGAGGCGAGCTGTCATGGCACTTGAAGCCTGTAAAGCACACAA CTATCCCTTTGCGGAGGATCAACCTATTCCAATAGGATGGGAAGAGTCCCTCGTGGAACTTGCTGCTGATATTCTCGAAGATCCATTGCCTAAGAG ATTATTTATCATTCGTGGAAAGGTTCAGAAGCTTCTTGCTGATTTTGTTCATCCAAAATTGATTCTCCTG AAACTTGTTGAACAATTCCTTCAGAGAGTTGAGCCAAAGTTGAAAAGGGAACTTTACTATTGGTACGCATACTAT GATAAAAGACTCCCAAGTGGAACAACGGCCTTACTAAAGCTAGAAG AATTCGTCGCCAAATTTATGAGTATATATAGGAAAAGCTCTTCAAGTCGGCACCTGTCATAG